From Neomonachus schauinslandi chromosome 12, ASM220157v2, whole genome shotgun sequence, the proteins below share one genomic window:
- the FERD3L gene encoding fer3-like protein encodes MAAYPERCVDATVLDFVADLSLASPGHPLLCDFAPGVPFGDRDLVLREGSRGRLVRFEEEDPEEEGEVDEGEEEEEEEEEEEEEEHGRSASPLGRPKRKRVITYAQRQAANIRERKRMFNLNEAFDQLRRKVPTFAYEKRLSRIETLRLAIVYISFMTELLESCEKKETG; translated from the coding sequence ATGGCGGCCTATCCGGAGAGGTGCGTGGACGCCACTGTACTGGACTTCGTCGCAGACCTGTCCTTGGCCTCCCCTGGGCACCCTCTCCTCTGCGACTTCGCACCCGGGGTTCCCTTTGGGGACCGGGACCTTGTGCTCCGAGAGGGAAGCCGCGGGAGGCTGGTACGCTTTGAGGAGGAGGATCCAGAAGAGGAGGGTGAAGTAGacgagggggaggaggaggaggaggaggaggaggaggaggaggaagaggagcatgGGAGAAGCGCCTCCCCGCTGGGCCGTCCCAAGAGGAAAAGGGTGATCACCTATGCTCAGCGCCAGGCAGCCAACATCCGCGAGAGGAAGAGGATGTTCAACCTCAATGAGGCCTTCGACCAGCTGCGAAGAAAGGTGCCCACTTTTGCTTACGAGAAGAGGCTGTCCCGAATCGAGACCCTACGCCTGGCCATCGTCTACATTTCCTTCATGACCGAGCTCTTGGAGAGCTGCGAAAAGAAGGAAACCGGCTGA